In Trifolium pratense cultivar HEN17-A07 linkage group LG7, ARS_RC_1.1, whole genome shotgun sequence, a genomic segment contains:
- the LOC123896792 gene encoding uncharacterized protein LOC123896792, protein MAKGTNSDEFMVLSRVRTGLKREFAFAMKAQSEIDCSLGRTRGGSKNRNEAPVQEIPVGKKARKTGLEDVGGVMSEEEAKSDVVDLVSDDEPRVLVGELESVKSVVDTVIDDDETLLVDENLNEEKDKVVNEIEMEICETKEDKNDGANEEKEKVVNEIEMEICETKEEQKEDKNNTLFDDGANVSVSVRKRKKVTLEKPVRRFTRSALKQKDEETKDNNVVGIVDNVVNRETDVLPVMSTPTPMKLSKSGLKKFPVKLKDFLATGILEGLKVRYVKGQKARKPGEKDLPGVIRDAGVLCFCESCKGTKVVTPTVFELHAGSANKRPPEYTYLENGRPLRDVMNACLGFSLDKLDEAVQLVLGDFTLQKSNICFNCRGPISESSNGVSKLVCNSCMELNEAQTSSQLQTAATCSKSIPPVVQPRSPETVVVPESLNTGMAVPKSLNNEMAVPKSLNTEMVVPNSLNSEMAVPESSNTQMIPKGLSTRMKQSASRGKSRGKITRKDLGLHKLVFEEDVLEDGTEVAYYSHGKKLLVGHKQGYGIKCSCCDTEISASQFEAHAGWASRRKPYLHIYTSNGVSLHELSLSISKDRRFAASDNDDLCSICQDGGDLLCCDGCPRAFHIDCVPLPCIPSGTWYCKYCQNNFQMESNVQRNVNALAAGRIAGVDPLEQISRRCIRIVKSVAVDHGGCALCGGHDFTKLFSPRTVMICDQCEREFHVGCLKENNMQNLEELPEGDWFCSTSCNHIHSSLVNLVASGENSLPDSIISLIKKKRDTGAKEKGADTGAEEKCADTVAEEKGADTVAEENSADSVAEEKGADTVAEEKGADTVAEEKGADTDAEEKGADTDAEEKGADTDAEEKGADTGAEEKGGDTGAEEKGGDTGGEEKGADTGVEEKVGDTGVGPDIKWRVLSWRLVASGENKQLSNEYRQVLSKAVSIFHEQFDPIVDSSSGRDFIPAMLFGKNIHGQDFAGMYCAVLTVNQVVVSAGVFRVFGPEVAELPLVATDGKYQGQGYFQCLFSCIERLLRSLSVKNLVLPAAEEAKYIWTNKFKFTKLEQDEINNYKRFYRMMVFQGTSTLQKPVCALPSTSTEETV, encoded by the exons ATGGCGAAAGGAACAAATTCCGATGAGTTTATGGTTCTTTCTAGGGTTAGAACAGGTTTGAAGAGAGAGTTTGCATTTGCAATGAAGGCACAATCTGAGATCGATTGTTCTTTGGGTCGAACAAGGGGTGGTAGTAAGAACCGGAATGAGGCACCGGTTCAGGAGATACCGGTTGGGAAAAAAGCAAGGAAAACTGGTTTAGAAGATGTGGGGGGTGTAATGAGTGAAGAAGAGGCTAAAAGTGATGTTGTGGATCTTGTTAGTGATGATGAACCTAGGGTTTTGGTTGGTGAATTGGAATCTGTTAAGAGTGTTGTTGATACtgtgattgatgatgatgaaacccttttggttgatgagaatttgaatgaagaaaaagataaagttgtgaatgaaattgaaatggAAATTTGTGAAACCAAAGAGGATAAAAATGATggtgctaatgaagaaaaagaaaaagttgtgAATGAAATTGAGATGGAAATTTGTGAAACCAAAGAGGAACAAAAAGAGGATAAAAATAATACCCTTTTTGATGATGGTGCTAATGTTAGTGTTAGTGTTAGGAAAAGGAAGAAGGTTACTTTGGAGAAACCAGTGAGAAGGTTTACAAGATCAGCATTGAaacaaaaagatgaagaaactaAGGATAATAATGTTGTTGGAATTGTTGATAATGTAGTTAATAGGGAAACTGATGTTTTACCGGTTATGTCGACTCCGACTCCGATGAAATTGTCTAAGTCTGGTTTGAAGAAGTTTCCTGTCAAGTTAAAGGATTTTTTGGCTACTGGAATTCTTGAAGGGTTGAAAGTGAGATATGTCAAGGGACAGAAG GCGCGTAAACCTGGAGAAAAAGATTTGCCAGGAGTGATTAGAGATGCCGGGGTTTTGTGCTTTTGTGAGAGTTGTAAGGGGACTAAG GTTGTCACGCCGACTGTTTTTGAGTTGCATGCTGGTAGTGCTAATAAACGTCCTCCGGAGTATACTTACCTTGAGAATGGAAGACCCCTTCGTGATGTCATGAATGCATGTTTGGGTTTTTCATTGGATAAGCTGGACGAAGCTGTCCAATTGGTCCTTGGTGATTTCACTTTGCAGAAATCTAATATCTGTTTCAATTGCAGAG GGCCAATTTCTGAATCTAGTAACGGCGTGTCAAAACTAGTATGCAATTCATGCATGGAGTTGAATGAGGCTCAAACTAGTAGCCAACTTCAAACAGCAGCAACATGCAGTAAAAGTATTCCCCCAGTAGTTCAACCCAg ATCACCAGAAACAGTAGTAGTTCCAGAGTCATTAAACACTGGGATGGCGGTTCCAAAGTCATTAAACAATGAGATGGCAGTTCCAAAGTCATTAAACACTGAGATGGTGGTTCCAAACTCGTTGAACAGTGAGATGGCGGTTCCAGAGTCATCAAACACCCAGATGATTCCAAAGGGATTAAGCACTAGGATGAAGCAGAGTGCATCTCGTGGCAAGAGTCGGGGAAAAATAACTAGAAA GGATCTAGGGTTGCATAAGTTGGTATTTGAAGAGGACGTGTTAGAAGATGGAACTGAAGTAGCTTACTATTCTCATGGAAAG AAACTATTGGTCGGTCACAAACAGGGATACGGAATTAAATGTTCCTGTTGCGATACTGAGATTAGTGCTTCTCAGTTTGAAGCTCATGCTGGATGGGCATCTCGACGCAAGCC TTACCTGCACATTTATACAtctaatggagtctcactacaTGAGTTGTCCCTCTCTATATCGAAAGATCGGAGATTTGCTGCCAGTGATAATGATGACCTTTGCAGCATATGTCAAGATGGAGGGGATCTTTTGTGTTGTGATGGATGCCCAAGGGCTTTTCACATAG ATTGTGTTCCTCTTCCATGCATTCCAAGTGGTACTTGGTATTGTAAATATTGCCAGAATAATTTCCAGATGGAGAGTAATGTGCAACGTAATGTGAATGCTCTCGCAGCTGGAAGGATTGCAGGCGTTGATCCTTTAGAACAGATAAGCCGAAGATGCATTCGCATTGTCAAAAGTGTAGCTGTCGACCATGGGGGATGTGCCTTGTGCGG AGGTCATGATTTCACTAAATTATTTAGTCCTCGAACAGTAATGATTTGTGATCAG TGTGAGAGGGAATTTCATGTTGGGTGTTTGAAGGAGAATAACATGCAGAATTTAGAG GAATTACCTGAAGGGGATTGGTTCTGCAGCACAAGTTGTAATCATATTCATTCTTCTCTAGTGAATTTGGTCGCTTCTGGGGAGAATAGTCTCCCGGATTCTATTATaagtttgataaaaaagaaGCGTGACACTGGCGCTAAAGAGAAAGGTGCAGACACTGGCGCTGAAGAGAAGTGTGCAGACACTGTCGCTGAAGAGAAGGGTGCCGACACTGTCGCTGAAGAGAATAGTGCCGACTCTGTCGCTGAAGAGAAGGGTGCAGATACTGTTGCTGAAGAGAAGGGTGCAGATACTGTTGCTGAAGAGAAGGGTGCAGACACTGACGCGGAAGAGAAAGGTGCAGACACTGATGCGGAAGAGAAAGGTGCAGACACTGATGCGGAAGAGAAAGGTGCAGACACTGGCGCCGAAGAGAAAGGTGGAGACACTGGCGCCGAAGAGAAAGGTGGAGACACTGGCGGTGAAGAGAAAGGCGCAGACACTGGTGTTGAAGAGAAAGTTGGAGACACTGGTGTTGGTCCTGACATTAAATGGAGGGTTCTGAGCTGGAGGTTAGTTGCGTCTGGTGAAAATAAGCAATTGTCTAATGAATATAGGCAAGTGCTTTCAAAGGCTGTTTCAATCTTCCAT GAGCAATTTGATCCTATCGTTGATTCTTCTTCTGGCCGTGATTTCATTCCGGCAATGCTGTTTGG AAAGAACATCCATGGACAAGATTTTGCCGGAATGTACTGTGCAGTGCTCACTGTCAA CCAAGTTGTTGTTTCTGCTGGAGTATTTCGTGTCTTTGGACCAGAAGTAGCAGAACTTCCCTTGGTGGCAACAGACGGCAAGTACCAAGGACAG GGTTACTTTCAGTGCCTGTTTTCTTGCATTGAGAGACTACTTCGATCTTTAAGTGTGAAAAACCTTGTCCTTCCGGCTGCTGAAGAAGCTAAATATATATGGACTAATAAATTTAAGTTTACAAAGCTCGAGCAGGATGAG ATAAACAATTATAAGAGATTTTATCGTATGATGGTCTTTCAAGGGACCTCAACACTACAAAAGCCTGTTTGTGCACTACCAAGTACTTCTACGGAGGAAACTGTGTAA